The following is a genomic window from Deinococcus yavapaiensis KR-236.
AACTCGCCCAGCCCTTCTTGCTGCCCACGCCGGGCGCGGTGTGGAACGCGCTCGTCACGAATTGGCCCGACTTGTGGTCGGCGCTTCTCGTCACGGCGGGCACGGCGCTGCTGGGGTTGCTCGGCGGGCTCGGCATCGGGCTCGCCTTGGGCTATCCGATCGCGAAGCTGCCGTGGCTGGAACGCTTCTTGTCGCCGCTACTCGTGACGTCGCAAAGCACGCCGACCGTCGTCCTCGCGCCCCTGCTCGTCACGTGGCTGGGGTTCGGCACCTTGCCGGGCGTCGTCGTCACGGTCCTCACATGCTTCTACCCGGTGCTCGTCGCGGCGCTCGTCGGGGTGCGCAGCGTCGACCGGACGTTTCACGAACTCTTCGATTCGCTCGGCGCGAGCACGTGGCAGCGCTTGAAGTGGCTGGAGTTTCCCGGGGCCTTGCCCACGCTTCTCGGCGGCCTGCGCCTCGCCGCGAGCTTGTCGCTCATCGGCGCGATCGTGTGGGAGTTCGTGGCGGGCAGCAACCACAAGGGCCTGGGCTTCATCGTCACGCAGGCGCGCACGTTCTACAACTTGGCGTTGGTGTTCGCCGCGATCTTGCTGCTGATCTTGCTAGGCGTCTTCGTGTACGGCGCCGTGACGATGCTGGAACGCCGAGCGTTGCGGCACCGAGAGCAGGAATAACCGCACGTTCTCGTTCGAGCGCCTCGCGCTAGACTTCGTTCGGCGAAAGCCATCCTTCGGGGCAGGGTGAAATTCCTTACCGGCGGTGATCGACCTCGGAAGACAAGAACGAGGTCGTCAGCCCGCGAAGCCGAGCCAAACTTGCAGGCGAGGCCCGACTCGGTGACATTCCGAGGCCGACGGTCACAGTCCGGATGAGAGAAGGAGGAGTCGGCGCGTTGCCCACGCGTCGGCGTCAAACATGGTGGACAAGAACTTGGTCGGATCGGCGATTCTCGCCGCCCTGCTCGCGGGAAGCGCGGGCGCTCAGTCGCGCACGATCACGATCGGCCTCGGCTACATTCCGAACGTGCAGTTCGCGCCCTTCTACACGGCCGAGCAGCAAGGCTACTTCAAGCGCGAAGGGTTGAACGTGAAGTTCCAGCACGGCTACGTGTCCGAACTCATGCCGCTGCTGCTGCAAGGCAAGCTGGACTTCGTGGTCGGCGACCCCGAGGACGCGATCTTGGCGCGGGTGCAAGGCGCGCCCGTGAAGTACGTCATGGCGGTGTACCAAAAGCTTCCGGCGACGTTGTTCAGCTTGCCGGGCGAAGGCATCGACGCGGCGAACGACTTGCGCGGCAAGACGATCGGCATTCCGGGTGCGTTCGGCTCCTCGTACTTCGCGCTCCAAGCGTTTCTCAAGGCGAACAAGCTGTCCGAGCGCGACGTGCGCCTCGCGCCGATCGGGTTCACGCAACTCGAAGCGGTGCGCGCCAAGCGGGTGGACGCCGCCGTAGGTTTCGTCAACAACGAGGTCGTGCAACTGCGGGCGTCGGGAATCCGCCCCAACACCCTCGACCTCACGAAGGCGTACCCGATGGTCGGGGCGGGACTCATCACGACCGAGAAGGTGCTGGCGGACGCCGTCGCGAAGAAGGTCGTGCGGGCCGCGCAGCGAGGCGTGACCTTCACGATCTCCAATCCGCAACGCGCCTTCGAGATCGCGACGAGCGCCGCGTACGCGGGGCCGAACGGCGGGACGTTGGACGTGCTCAAAGCGTCCGTGGCCCTCATGCGTGGCGGCGCCTTCGTCGGCGCCATCGACGCACGAAACTGGGGAACCGCCGTGGGATTCTTGCAGACGAGCGGCCAAGTGCCCAAGCGCTTCAAGCCGTCGGACTTCTATAGCGGCGCTTATCTCGACAAGTCCGTGAAGTAAGCGCGCTTCCCTTCGGCCCGTCACCCTAGGGGGTGACGGGCCCGATGCCATTCGTCCCCGGCCCGAAGTGCTTTACTGACGTTCGATGCAAGCTCTCGCGCGGTTCGTCACCCGACACCCCCTGATCGTCCTGCTCGTATGGGCTCTGCTCGTCGTGATCAGCGCCCCGTTCGCCGCGCGCGCGCCCGCCGCCATGAACGCCGCGCCGGGCAGTCCGCCCAATTCCGAGAGTGCCCGCGTGGCGCACTTGCTGGAAAAGGAATTCGGCGAGGGCGGCACCTCGGCGGTCCTGCTCGTGTCGCGCTCGGCGTACCTCGCCGACGATCAGCGCTTTCTCAACGACTACGACGCGTTCGTGGAGAAGCTGCGCGCCGTCGAGAAGGTGCAGGGAGTGACGCGCTTCGACTCGCCTTCGCCGTTCCGCACGACGAGCGTCGACAAGAAGCAGACCCTCACGATCGTCACGGTGAACGCCGAGGACGACGCGACGATGGAGCGCGTGCGTTCGCTCGCGCACGCGCAGCGCGGCGAATCGACGCAGTACCGCGTGACGGGCGGTCAAGTGATCGCGCGGGACTTCACGAAGTTCGCCGAGGAGGACACGCGTCGCAGCGAACTCGCCGCCCTGCCGCTCACGGCGGTCGTGCTGCTCGTGGTGTTCGGCGCGCTCGTCGCGACGAGCCTCCCGCTCCTCGTGGGAGTGCTGTCGATCTCGGTGACGCTCGGCGCGGTGTACTTCCTGACGCGAGTGTCGGACGTCAGCACGTTCGCCTTGCCCGTCATTACGATGCTGGGCCTCGGTGCGGGCATCGACTACGCCTTGTTGATGGTCAACCGCTTTCGCGAGGAACTCGCCGGACGTGGAAACGCGCGCGAAGCCGCGCGCCGAACGATCCTCACAGCGGGGCGCAGCGTCTTGTTCTCGGGAATGACGGTCGCGATCGCGATGGGCGCCCTCATCGCGCCGCCGCTCGATTTCGTGCGGTCCATGGGCGTCGGTGGAGTCACGGTCGTCATCATGACGGTCCTGGCGAGCGTCACGGCGCTGCCCGCCTTGTTCGTGCTGCTCGGCGAGCGTGTGAATTCGCCGCGCGTCCTCAAGCTCACGTGGAGTCAGAACGCGAACGCGTCCGCCGCCTGGACGTCCTTCGCGCGC
Proteins encoded in this region:
- a CDS encoding ABC transporter substrate-binding protein, with amino-acid sequence MVDKNLVGSAILAALLAGSAGAQSRTITIGLGYIPNVQFAPFYTAEQQGYFKREGLNVKFQHGYVSELMPLLLQGKLDFVVGDPEDAILARVQGAPVKYVMAVYQKLPATLFSLPGEGIDAANDLRGKTIGIPGAFGSSYFALQAFLKANKLSERDVRLAPIGFTQLEAVRAKRVDAAVGFVNNEVVQLRASGIRPNTLDLTKAYPMVGAGLITTEKVLADAVAKKVVRAAQRGVTFTISNPQRAFEIATSAAYAGPNGGTLDVLKASVALMRGGAFVGAIDARNWGTAVGFLQTSGQVPKRFKPSDFYSGAYLDKSVK